The Peribacillus simplex genome contains a region encoding:
- a CDS encoding DNA translocase FtsK: protein MAKKKRRKKNSTEKLKLTLKYELIGLTLIGLAIIAIAKLGAVGNGTVFLIRFFMGEWYILFLLGAIAAGFYLMIKREVPYLLKRQFVGMYFLVASMLLLSHVTLFNMLADGGPFTKPSVISNTWELFWMEVTGKASTKDLGGGMIGAILFAASYFLFDEAGSKIVSFLFIIVGAVLLTGKTLGETLGKFFRGLGGFFKQQWSAFRDDMKTWNDDKKEKKKNPVKKKKRENDPVEETDQPLHQEEETQQMATERIISSFADKAYSDENEIIPVVTEPAAESAEDQDDAVPPMNFTEVENKEYLLPPLSLLLQPKKTDQSGEYQLIHENAAKLERTFHSFGVKARVTQVHLGPAVTKYEVHPDVGVKVSKIVSLSDDLALALAAKDIRIEAPIPGKSAIGIEVPNSEVAMVSLREVLEAKEVDKPDAKLQIGLGRNISGEAVKAELNKMPHLLVAGATGSGKSVCINGIITSILMRAKPHEVKMMMIDPKMVELNVYNGIPHLLAPVVTNPKKAAQALQKVVSEMERRYELFSHSGTRNIEGYNDYINRYNIEEDAKQPLLPYIVVIVDELADLMMVASNDVEDAITRLAQMARAAGIHLIIATQRPSVDVITGVIKANIPSRIAFSVSSMTDSRTILDMGGAEKLLGRGDMLFLPAGASKPVRVQGAFLSDNEVEEVVTYVISQQKAQYNEEMIPDEIAETSNGEVEDNLYGDAVSLIVEMQTASVSMLQRRFRIGYTRAARLIDEMEARGIVGPYEGSKPRNVLVTKDEQDEAHSS from the coding sequence ATGGCAAAGAAGAAACGCAGAAAAAAGAATAGTACAGAGAAGTTAAAACTAACGCTTAAATATGAATTGATCGGCCTCACTTTAATAGGTTTGGCCATCATTGCCATTGCCAAGCTTGGAGCAGTGGGAAACGGGACGGTCTTTTTAATCCGCTTCTTCATGGGGGAATGGTATATCCTGTTTTTGTTGGGAGCAATTGCAGCTGGCTTCTATTTGATGATAAAGAGGGAGGTCCCTTACCTGTTAAAACGGCAATTCGTCGGGATGTACTTTCTTGTCGCGAGCATGCTCCTGCTAAGTCATGTGACACTGTTTAACATGCTAGCAGATGGAGGACCGTTTACGAAGCCAAGCGTCATTTCGAATACTTGGGAACTATTCTGGATGGAAGTGACCGGCAAGGCCAGCACAAAGGACCTTGGGGGCGGTATGATTGGAGCGATATTATTTGCAGCCTCATACTTTTTATTCGATGAAGCTGGATCGAAAATCGTTTCATTCCTTTTTATCATTGTAGGCGCCGTCCTATTGACCGGGAAGACGTTAGGTGAAACCCTCGGGAAGTTTTTCAGGGGTCTTGGCGGCTTTTTCAAACAGCAATGGTCCGCATTCAGAGATGATATGAAAACGTGGAATGACGACAAAAAAGAAAAGAAAAAGAATCCCGTGAAAAAGAAGAAACGGGAAAACGATCCGGTGGAGGAAACGGATCAGCCCCTTCATCAAGAAGAGGAAACACAGCAAATGGCGACCGAACGAATCATTTCCAGCTTTGCAGATAAAGCCTATAGCGACGAAAACGAAATAATTCCCGTAGTTACGGAACCAGCAGCTGAAAGTGCAGAGGACCAGGATGATGCCGTTCCGCCAATGAATTTTACGGAAGTGGAGAATAAAGAATACCTTTTACCGCCTCTTTCCTTGTTACTGCAGCCCAAAAAAACGGACCAAAGCGGAGAGTACCAATTGATCCATGAAAATGCGGCAAAGCTTGAGCGCACCTTTCATAGCTTTGGAGTGAAAGCGAGGGTCACTCAAGTTCATTTAGGCCCAGCCGTAACCAAATATGAGGTCCATCCGGATGTAGGGGTGAAGGTAAGTAAAATTGTCAGCCTATCCGATGACTTGGCCCTTGCCCTTGCCGCAAAGGATATTAGGATCGAAGCGCCGATTCCCGGAAAGTCGGCTATCGGAATAGAAGTGCCTAACTCCGAAGTGGCAATGGTGTCATTAAGGGAAGTATTAGAGGCCAAAGAAGTTGACAAGCCTGACGCAAAACTGCAAATAGGCTTAGGGCGGAATATTTCTGGTGAAGCAGTTAAGGCGGAGCTTAATAAAATGCCGCATTTACTAGTGGCTGGTGCTACCGGCAGCGGGAAATCCGTTTGTATCAACGGGATTATCACGAGTATTCTGATGCGGGCAAAACCGCATGAAGTGAAAATGATGATGATCGATCCAAAAATGGTGGAGTTGAATGTCTATAATGGGATTCCCCACTTACTCGCACCTGTAGTGACAAATCCAAAGAAAGCTGCACAGGCTTTGCAAAAAGTGGTCAGTGAAATGGAAAGGCGCTACGAGCTATTTTCTCATTCCGGTACCCGTAATATTGAAGGCTACAATGATTATATTAACCGGTATAATATTGAAGAAGATGCCAAACAACCGCTCTTGCCTTATATCGTAGTCATTGTCGATGAGCTGGCAGATTTGATGATGGTCGCCTCAAATGATGTAGAGGATGCCATCACACGGCTTGCACAAATGGCACGTGCCGCTGGCATCCACTTGATAATTGCCACTCAGCGGCCATCCGTAGATGTAATTACAGGGGTCATTAAAGCGAACATCCCATCTCGGATTGCTTTTAGTGTCTCATCAATGACCGATTCGAGAACGATCCTCGACATGGGCGGAGCCGAAAAACTGTTAGGACGGGGTGACATGCTCTTCCTGCCTGCAGGAGCTTCAAAACCGGTTCGCGTTCAAGGGGCCTTTTTATCCGACAATGAAGTCGAGGAAGTTGTCACATATGTCATTTCACAGCAAAAAGCACAATATAACGAAGAGATGATACCGGATGAAATTGCAGAAACTTCAAATGGTGAAGTCGAAGATAATTTATACGGGGATGCGGTATCCTTGATCGTAGAAATGCAGACTGCATCTGTTTCCATGCTGCAGCGCCGTTTCAGGATTGGCTATACCCGGGCAGCAAGATTGATTGATGAAATGGAAGCGAGGGGAATTGTCGGTCCATATGAAGGCAGTAAACCCCGAAATGTATTGGTTACTAAAGATGAACAGGATGAAGCTCATTCATCATAG
- a CDS encoding DUF6509 family protein, translated as MLKITEYTIEKLNDPFGILSGERYELFLDIEVPEEDELFSENGLYIRVLFAVEEQIGKLIKYDIFEKGNEVALEFDLEEDEEAMITDFCLKHLDEAMNN; from the coding sequence ATGTTAAAGATTACAGAATACACTATTGAAAAATTGAATGATCCATTTGGTATTTTGTCCGGGGAACGTTACGAGTTGTTCTTGGATATTGAAGTGCCTGAAGAGGATGAGCTCTTTTCAGAAAATGGTTTATATATCCGGGTGCTTTTTGCCGTGGAAGAACAAATAGGCAAATTGATTAAATATGATATTTTTGAAAAAGGGAACGAAGTCGCACTCGAATTCGATTTAGAAGAAGATGAAGAAGCGATGATTACCGACTTCTGCCTTAAACATTTAGACGAAGCGATGAATAATTAA
- a CDS encoding GntR family transcriptional regulator — MSIKSDSRHLYLQVIDYLKQDIEAGVYQENEKFPSEFDLAKKLGVSRATLREALRILEEENIIIRRHGVGTFVNPKPRFTSGIEQLKSVTNMIEEAGMKPGTIFLSSTALEPTEEDIRRFSCSTDERIVIIERVRTANGEPVVYCIDKIPESILSENFDRNDESLFDILERDAHRKITHAVAEIEPIGYHEKVSPILKCSPEAALLVLKQMHLDDWDQPILYSVNYFKANMFSFHVLRKRV; from the coding sequence ATGTCAATAAAATCAGATAGTCGACATTTATATTTGCAGGTCATTGATTACCTGAAGCAGGATATTGAAGCAGGAGTCTATCAGGAAAATGAAAAATTCCCTTCAGAATTCGATCTTGCAAAAAAATTGGGAGTGAGTAGGGCGACACTTCGAGAAGCGCTGCGAATTTTAGAAGAAGAAAACATCATCATCCGCCGCCATGGAGTTGGGACTTTCGTCAATCCGAAACCTCGGTTCACTTCAGGTATCGAGCAATTAAAAAGTGTCACGAACATGATTGAAGAGGCAGGAATGAAACCGGGTACGATTTTCTTAAGCTCGACGGCCCTAGAACCTACAGAAGAGGATATTCGCAGGTTTTCATGTTCAACAGATGAACGCATCGTCATCATCGAGCGAGTAAGGACAGCGAATGGGGAGCCGGTTGTCTACTGTATTGACAAAATTCCTGAATCTATACTATCAGAAAATTTTGACCGTAATGATGAGTCTCTTTTTGATATTTTGGAAAGAGATGCGCATCGGAAAATTACGCATGCCGTAGCGGAAATTGAGCCTATTGGATATCATGAGAAAGTTTCTCCTATCCTTAAATGCTCTCCAGAAGCCGCACTGCTCGTTCTAAAGCAGATGCATCTGGATGATTGGGACCAGCCTATCCTGTATTCTGTTAACTACTTTAAAGCCAATATGTTCAGCTTTCATGTTCTTCGTAAACGTGTGTAG
- a CDS encoding BMP family lipoprotein, which translates to MKKRKLGLALSLVLAAGTLLGACGNSENDDKESSNGKNKDNFTVAMVTDTGGVDDESFNQSAWKGIQEFGKDNGLEKGKDGYNYLQSKSDADYAKNLNTLVREDYQLIYGIGFLLAESVGEVADQRPDSHFAIVDTVVDKKNVASINFKEQQGSFLVGVIAGLQTKTNKVGFIGGVESELIKKFEVGFKAGVLSVNPDAKVEVKYAGDFNKADIGKSTAGSMYSSGIDIIYHAAGGTGKGVFTEAVEQKQKDPKREIYVIGVDSDQAKLGAVPGTDDNITLTSMLKRVDVAVKDLSEKAKEGNFPGGKVIEYGIEENGVGISDTKDNVTEESLKAVEEWTEKIKSGEFVVPGTDEEFEKLGL; encoded by the coding sequence TTGAAAAAGCGCAAATTAGGACTAGCTCTTTCACTTGTTCTTGCAGCCGGTACGCTACTAGGGGCATGTGGTAATTCAGAGAATGATGATAAAGAATCTTCAAATGGGAAAAACAAAGATAACTTCACGGTTGCGATGGTAACTGATACTGGCGGCGTGGATGACGAGTCGTTCAACCAATCCGCATGGAAGGGCATTCAGGAATTCGGTAAGGATAATGGTCTGGAAAAAGGTAAAGATGGCTATAACTACCTGCAATCTAAATCAGATGCCGATTACGCTAAAAACCTGAATACGCTAGTACGTGAAGATTACCAACTTATTTATGGGATCGGTTTTCTTTTAGCCGAATCTGTTGGTGAAGTGGCTGACCAACGTCCGGATTCACACTTTGCTATCGTGGATACTGTTGTTGATAAAAAGAACGTAGCCAGCATTAATTTTAAAGAGCAGCAAGGTTCATTCCTTGTAGGTGTTATTGCGGGATTACAAACGAAAACAAACAAGGTCGGTTTTATCGGCGGAGTTGAATCTGAATTAATCAAGAAATTCGAAGTTGGCTTTAAGGCTGGGGTTTTATCTGTAAATCCGGATGCGAAAGTTGAAGTTAAATATGCCGGAGATTTCAATAAAGCTGATATCGGTAAATCAACTGCAGGCTCCATGTATTCTTCTGGTATCGATATCATTTATCATGCTGCTGGCGGAACTGGAAAAGGTGTATTCACTGAAGCTGTCGAGCAAAAGCAAAAAGATCCAAAGAGGGAAATCTATGTTATCGGTGTAGATAGCGACCAAGCTAAATTAGGGGCAGTTCCTGGAACTGATGACAACATCACGCTGACTTCCATGTTAAAACGTGTTGACGTAGCAGTTAAAGACCTTTCCGAGAAAGCGAAAGAAGGAAACTTCCCAGGCGGAAAAGTAATTGAGTACGGTATCGAAGAAAATGGTGTAGGCATTTCCGATACAAAAGATAACGTAACAGAAGAATCTTTAAAAGCGGTCGAAGAGTGGACAGAAAAAATTAAATCAGGTGAATTCGTAGTTCCGGGCACGGATGAAGAATTCGAAAAACTTGGTTTATAA
- a CDS encoding ABC transporter ATP-binding protein — MEYVIEMLNIRKEFPGIVANDNVTLQVKKGEIHALLGENGAGKSTLMNVLFGLYQPEQGEIRVNGKPVKITSPNIANDLGIGMVHQHFMLVDPFTVTENIILGKEPSKAGKIDLKEASEEVRKLSEQYQLRVDPYAKIADISIGMQQRVEILKTLYRGAEILIFDEPTAVLTPQEIKELIYIMKALIKEGKSIILITHKLKEIMEVCDRVTVIRKGQGIGTVNVNETNPDELASLMVGREVLFKTEKTAATPSDVVLEVQELEVKDSRGVSAVRNLDLTVRAGEIVGIAGVDGNGQSELIEALAGLRKTTAGSIKLNGKEIGNLKPRKITEAGVGHIPEDRHKHGLVLDYSIGENIVLQTYYQKPFSKAGILNSKKIFEKARSLIKSYDVRTPSEYTPARALSGGNQQKAIIGREVDRNPDLLIAAQPTRGLDVGAIEFIHKRLIEQRDAGKAVLLISFELEEIMNVSDRIAVIYEGEIVAIVDPKETTEQELGLLMAGSKRTEAGGKQNV, encoded by the coding sequence GTGGAATATGTAATTGAGATGCTCAATATCCGTAAGGAGTTCCCCGGAATCGTCGCAAATGATAACGTTACCCTTCAGGTTAAAAAAGGGGAGATTCACGCATTATTAGGTGAAAATGGCGCGGGTAAATCCACTTTGATGAACGTTTTATTCGGCTTATATCAGCCTGAGCAGGGAGAAATCCGTGTGAATGGCAAACCAGTCAAGATTACCAGTCCTAACATTGCCAATGATTTAGGGATTGGGATGGTCCATCAGCATTTTATGCTCGTTGACCCTTTTACAGTAACGGAAAATATCATTTTAGGGAAAGAACCATCAAAAGCGGGTAAGATCGATTTGAAAGAAGCGAGCGAGGAAGTTAGGAAACTATCAGAACAATATCAGCTTCGTGTTGACCCCTATGCAAAAATTGCCGATATATCAATAGGGATGCAGCAGCGTGTCGAGATTCTTAAAACGCTTTACCGCGGTGCGGAAATATTGATTTTTGATGAACCGACCGCTGTATTGACCCCTCAAGAAATCAAGGAATTGATATATATTATGAAAGCCCTTATCAAAGAGGGGAAATCTATCATTTTAATTACACACAAACTTAAGGAAATCATGGAGGTTTGTGACCGGGTAACGGTTATACGCAAAGGGCAAGGAATCGGTACAGTGAATGTCAACGAAACGAACCCTGACGAATTGGCCAGCTTAATGGTCGGTAGGGAAGTTCTATTCAAGACGGAAAAAACGGCAGCTACTCCTTCGGATGTAGTTCTCGAGGTTCAGGAACTGGAAGTCAAGGATTCCCGAGGCGTTTCAGCAGTTCGGAATTTGGATTTAACTGTCCGGGCAGGAGAAATTGTCGGTATCGCTGGTGTAGATGGGAATGGTCAATCCGAACTAATTGAAGCATTGGCTGGCCTAAGGAAGACAACAGCAGGTTCGATAAAGCTAAACGGAAAAGAGATCGGGAATCTTAAGCCGCGTAAAATCACTGAAGCAGGTGTCGGCCATATTCCAGAAGACAGACATAAGCATGGTTTGGTTTTGGATTACAGCATTGGTGAAAATATTGTCTTGCAAACTTACTATCAAAAGCCTTTTTCAAAAGCCGGTATCTTGAACTCAAAGAAAATATTCGAAAAAGCCCGTTCATTGATCAAAAGTTACGATGTTCGCACCCCGAGTGAATATACCCCGGCAAGGGCGCTTTCTGGAGGGAATCAGCAAAAAGCGATCATCGGCCGGGAAGTTGATAGGAACCCGGATTTATTGATTGCCGCACAGCCAACACGCGGGCTTGATGTCGGAGCGATCGAGTTTATCCATAAACGTCTGATTGAACAGCGTGATGCAGGAAAAGCGGTACTTCTCATATCATTTGAATTGGAAGAAATCATGAATGTGAGCGATAGAATTGCCGTTATATACGAAGGGGAAATCGTCGCAATTGTCGATCCGAAAGAAACGACTGAACAGGAGCTTGGCCTTCTTATGGCCGGCAGTAAACGGACGGAAGCAGGTGGAAAACAAAATGTCTAA
- a CDS encoding ABC transporter permease has translation MSKYLSKLTSPLIAVILGLVVGAIIMLVSGYDPVAGYGSMINGIIGDSYYVGESVRTIIPYILAGLAVAFAFRTGLFNIGVEGQLIVGWLAAVWVGIAFDLPRIIHLPFAILAGAAAGALWAFIPGYLKAKFRVHEVIVSIMLNYTALYVTNYLIRNVMTDKLDKTERIAETASLRSPFFESITDFSRMHWGIVVAIICVIIMWFLLERTKTGFELKAVGFNQHASEYAGMSVNKNIILSMVISGAFAGLAGAMEGLGTFGYAAVKGGFTGMGFDGIAVALLGANTAIGVVLAALLFGGLKAGALNMPLETGIPSEIVDIVIALIIFFVASSYFIRWIAARFKKGVK, from the coding sequence ATGTCTAAGTATTTATCTAAATTAACGAGTCCGTTAATAGCAGTTATCCTCGGATTAGTCGTTGGAGCAATAATCATGTTAGTAAGCGGCTATGACCCAGTTGCGGGCTATGGCTCCATGATAAATGGAATTATTGGGGATTCTTATTATGTAGGGGAATCCGTCAGGACAATCATCCCTTATATCCTTGCTGGTTTGGCAGTGGCTTTTGCTTTCCGTACGGGCCTATTCAATATCGGTGTGGAAGGGCAATTAATTGTAGGCTGGCTGGCGGCAGTTTGGGTCGGTATTGCTTTTGATCTTCCAAGGATCATCCATTTGCCATTTGCCATCTTAGCTGGTGCAGCTGCTGGCGCGTTGTGGGCATTTATCCCTGGTTATTTAAAAGCTAAGTTTCGCGTACATGAAGTAATCGTTTCTATCATGTTGAATTATACAGCTTTATATGTGACGAATTATTTAATTAGGAATGTAATGACTGACAAACTGGATAAAACAGAAAGAATTGCTGAAACAGCATCACTCCGGTCTCCTTTTTTTGAAAGCATTACGGATTTTTCCCGGATGCATTGGGGAATAGTGGTAGCAATTATTTGCGTGATCATCATGTGGTTCCTTCTTGAAAGAACAAAAACTGGTTTTGAACTGAAAGCGGTAGGTTTCAATCAGCACGCGTCCGAATATGCAGGGATGAGTGTAAATAAGAACATCATACTTTCCATGGTTATTTCAGGTGCGTTTGCAGGGCTTGCAGGTGCGATGGAAGGCCTTGGAACTTTCGGTTATGCCGCAGTCAAAGGCGGGTTCACAGGCATGGGCTTTGACGGGATTGCAGTAGCCTTACTAGGAGCGAATACGGCTATTGGTGTTGTGCTGGCAGCTTTACTATTTGGGGGACTGAAAGCAGGTGCCTTAAATATGCCGCTAGAAACCGGCATACCAAGTGAAATCGTAGATATTGTCATAGCATTGATCATTTTCTTCGTCGCATCCAGTTATTTTATTCGTTGGATTGCCGCTCGATTTAAGAAAGGGGTGAAATAA
- a CDS encoding ABC transporter permease: protein MDFYQVLQIIIPSMIALAAPLIFTSLGGVFSERAGVINIGLEGLMVIGAFTGIVFNLMFADVFGEWTPWLAVLAAMIAGLLFSILHAVACITFRADQTVSGVAINLLAVGLTMFLVKLIFDKGQTDRITETFPRIDVPLLSDIPFIGPIFFANGYYIVYIAILISFVVWYVLYKTPFGLRIRAVGEHPMAADTMGVNVTKIRYAAVLLSGAFGGIGGAIYATIFSNEFNHATINGQGFMAIAAMIFGKWHPIGAMGAALFFGLAQSLSIVGSSLPFFKDIPSVYLLIAPYVLTIIALTGFIGRADAPKASGQPYIKGKR from the coding sequence GTGGATTTTTACCAAGTATTACAAATTATTATTCCATCTATGATTGCTCTAGCTGCTCCACTTATTTTTACTTCACTCGGGGGAGTGTTTTCTGAACGGGCAGGTGTCATAAACATCGGTTTAGAAGGCTTGATGGTCATTGGTGCCTTTACAGGAATTGTTTTTAACTTAATGTTTGCTGATGTATTTGGGGAATGGACTCCTTGGCTCGCAGTCTTGGCGGCAATGATTGCCGGCTTGCTGTTTTCCATTCTGCATGCTGTTGCATGCATTACGTTCAGGGCGGACCAAACGGTCAGTGGGGTCGCCATCAACTTGTTGGCAGTAGGTCTGACCATGTTTTTGGTGAAGCTGATTTTTGACAAGGGTCAAACTGATAGAATCACAGAAACATTCCCAAGGATTGATGTTCCGTTACTAAGTGATATTCCATTTATAGGACCCATCTTTTTCGCAAATGGTTATTATATCGTATATATAGCAATCCTAATATCCTTTGTCGTTTGGTATGTACTTTATAAAACACCATTCGGGTTAAGGATCCGTGCAGTGGGTGAGCATCCGATGGCTGCTGACACGATGGGTGTCAATGTTACGAAAATCCGCTATGCTGCCGTTTTATTATCAGGTGCTTTTGGCGGTATCGGCGGAGCGATTTATGCTACCATTTTTTCGAATGAATTCAATCATGCGACAATTAATGGTCAAGGTTTCATGGCCATTGCAGCCATGATTTTTGGTAAGTGGCACCCGATCGGGGCAATGGGTGCTGCCTTATTCTTTGGTTTGGCTCAAAGTTTAAGTATCGTTGGATCGAGCCTTCCCTTCTTCAAGGATATTCCATCGGTTTACCTCTTGATCGCTCCTTATGTTCTGACGATCATTGCACTAACTGGTTTCATTGGACGTGCAGATGCTCCGAAAGCATCCGGACAGCCATACATCAAAGGGAAAAGATAA
- the yfmF gene encoding EF-P 5-aminopentanol modification-associated protein YfmF: protein MSIASDTITEKSGYKLHVVQTDKYKTNTLVLKMKAPLTKEDVTYRALLPYVLQSNTSKYPTTPELRSYLDDLYGAGFYVDVAKKGEYQIISFTIDIVNEKFLSDSTPLLEKAFGLLSEVIFNPKKNGEAFDAKTVSNEIRSLKQRIQSISDDKMRYSATRLVEEMCKNEPYALEASGNLQDLETMTPESLYAYYKKVLTEDEIDLYVIGDIDESEVGALADKYVSLQERVPVRLSRKPGKEVEKEKEIIENSDVKQGKLNIGYRTQVAYGDPDYYALQLFNGIFGGFSHSKLFINVREKASLAYYAASRLESHKGLLMVMAGIENANYKQALDIIHAQMKEMKQGNFSEEELAQTKAVVKNQLLETIDVSRGLVEILYHNVVSGQDISLDDWFAKTERTTKEEIIAVGQKIQLDTIYFLTEAEVQG, encoded by the coding sequence ATGTCTATTGCTTCCGATACAATTACGGAAAAAAGCGGCTACAAGCTTCATGTGGTCCAGACGGATAAATATAAAACGAATACTCTCGTGCTGAAGATGAAAGCCCCGTTGACAAAAGAGGACGTTACATATCGTGCATTGCTGCCATATGTGTTACAAAGCAATACAAGTAAATACCCTACAACACCCGAGCTTCGATCTTATCTTGATGATTTATATGGAGCAGGGTTTTATGTCGATGTAGCTAAAAAAGGAGAATATCAAATCATAAGTTTTACGATCGATATCGTCAATGAAAAATTCCTTAGTGATTCAACCCCGCTTCTCGAAAAGGCTTTTGGGTTATTATCAGAGGTGATCTTCAATCCGAAGAAGAACGGCGAAGCCTTTGACGCTAAAACGGTTTCCAATGAAATCCGTTCTTTAAAACAGCGGATTCAATCCATTTCGGATGACAAGATGCGATATTCAGCTACACGCCTCGTAGAGGAAATGTGCAAAAACGAACCATATGCTTTAGAAGCGAGCGGCAATCTTCAAGACTTGGAAACGATGACTCCAGAATCCCTTTACGCCTATTATAAAAAAGTGCTGACCGAGGATGAAATCGATTTATATGTAATCGGTGACATCGATGAATCGGAAGTGGGGGCTCTAGCTGACAAGTATGTGTCGTTGCAAGAACGAGTGCCTGTGAGACTGTCAAGGAAGCCGGGCAAGGAAGTGGAGAAGGAAAAAGAAATCATTGAAAATTCGGATGTGAAACAAGGAAAATTGAATATCGGTTATCGAACCCAAGTTGCATACGGTGATCCGGATTATTATGCTCTTCAGCTATTCAATGGGATTTTTGGTGGCTTTTCACATTCGAAACTTTTCATTAATGTCAGGGAGAAAGCTAGCCTTGCTTATTATGCAGCTTCAAGGCTCGAAAGTCATAAAGGACTTTTAATGGTCATGGCCGGCATTGAAAATGCCAACTACAAGCAGGCATTGGATATCATCCATGCGCAAATGAAGGAAATGAAGCAAGGTAACTTTTCCGAAGAAGAACTGGCACAGACAAAGGCGGTCGTTAAGAACCAACTCCTTGAAACCATTGACGTTTCGAGAGGGCTTGTGGAAATTTTATATCATAATGTGGTTTCCGGGCAGGATATATCACTCGACGATTGGTTTGCAAAAACAGAGCGGACGACAAAGGAAGAAATCATTGCAGTCGGTCAAAAGATTCAGCTTGATACGATTTATTTCCTAACGGAAGCGGAGGTGCAAGGGTGA
- the yfmH gene encoding EF-P 5-aminopentanol modification-associated protein YfmH → MEKITFTQLKEELFHEKMDNGLEVYILPKSGFNKSFATFTTNYGSIDNHFKPLNGTEFSKVPDGIAHFLEHKLFEKEDGDVFQQFSKQGASANAFTSFTRTAYLFSSTSDFDRNLTTLIDFVQDPYFSEKTVEKEKGIIGQEINMYDDNSDWRLYFGTIANMYHQHPVKIDIAGTVESIADITKDMLYECYNTFYHPSNMLLFVVGPVDVESTMKLIRDNQNNKGYNEQPAVERKFDEEPEVVAKDKEVLRMNVQTPKVMLGIKAINVHQSGLELLKRELATNIYLEMLFGKSSPLHEELYEEGLIDQSFSYDYTQEQGFGFALIGGDSAKPDELTESLFAILQKSKAGTGLNEESLQRTIKKKIGSFLRSLNSPEYIANQFTRYAFNDMNLFDVVSVLEKLTIEDIREVAKDLISDQRMTVCQVLPK, encoded by the coding sequence ATGGAAAAAATAACATTCACTCAATTGAAAGAAGAACTTTTCCATGAAAAAATGGATAATGGTCTCGAAGTATATATTCTTCCGAAAAGTGGGTTCAATAAATCATTTGCGACTTTCACGACGAATTATGGTTCAATCGACAACCATTTCAAACCATTGAATGGAACGGAATTTTCTAAAGTACCTGATGGGATCGCCCATTTTCTTGAACATAAGCTATTTGAAAAGGAAGATGGTGATGTTTTTCAGCAATTTTCAAAGCAGGGAGCATCTGCAAATGCCTTTACTTCTTTCACCCGTACAGCATATTTATTTTCCAGCACGTCCGATTTCGATAGGAATCTAACTACCTTAATCGACTTTGTCCAGGATCCTTACTTTTCGGAAAAGACGGTAGAGAAGGAAAAAGGAATCATTGGGCAGGAAATCAATATGTATGATGATAATTCAGACTGGCGATTATATTTCGGTACGATAGCCAATATGTATCATCAACACCCAGTGAAAATCGATATTGCCGGAACTGTGGAATCGATTGCGGATATTACGAAGGATATGCTTTACGAATGTTATAATACGTTTTACCATCCTAGCAACATGCTCCTATTCGTTGTAGGACCGGTAGATGTCGAAAGCACCATGAAACTGATTCGGGATAATCAAAATAATAAAGGGTACAACGAACAACCTGCAGTGGAACGTAAATTTGACGAAGAGCCGGAAGTCGTTGCCAAGGATAAAGAAGTCTTAAGGATGAATGTCCAGACACCAAAAGTGATGCTGGGCATCAAGGCCATCAATGTGCACCAATCTGGTTTAGAGCTTTTGAAAAGGGAATTGGCGACCAATATTTATTTGGAAATGCTGTTTGGCAAGAGTTCACCTTTACATGAGGAGCTATATGAGGAAGGGTTGATCGATCAAAGCTTCTCTTATGATTATACACAGGAACAAGGCTTTGGGTTTGCGTTAATTGGCGGGGACAGTGCCAAACCTGATGAGTTGACGGAGTCTTTATTTGCTATCCTGCAAAAATCAAAAGCAGGAACCGGACTGAATGAAGAAAGCCTGCAAAGGACAATCAAGAAAAAAATCGGTTCTTTCCTTCGTTCCCTGAATTCGCCGGAATATATAGCGAATCAATTCACCAGATATGCATTCAATGATATGAACTTGTTCGATGTTGTATCGGTATTGGAAAAACTAACGATCGAAGATATCAGGGAGGTCGCCAAGGACTTAATATCCGATCAACGGATGACTGTCTGCCAGGTACTTCCTAAATAA